One segment of Falco peregrinus isolate bFalPer1 chromosome 4, bFalPer1.pri, whole genome shotgun sequence DNA contains the following:
- the FAM76B gene encoding protein FAM76B isoform X8, whose product MAAAAAAAAPALYACTKCNQRYPFEELSQGQQLCKECRIAHPIVKCTYCRSEFQQESKTNTICKKCAQNVKQFGTPKPCQYCNIIAAFIGTKCQRCTNSEKKYGPPQTCEQCKQQCAFDRKEEGRRKVDGKLLCWLCTLSYKRVLQKTKEQRKSLGSSHSNSSSSSLTEKDQHHSKHHHHHHHRHSSSHHNSINQSADSGGTDNFVLISQLKEEVMSLKRLLQQRDQTILEKDKKLTELKADFQYQESNLRTKMNSMEKAHKETVEQLQAKNRELLKQVAALSKGKKFDKSGSILTSP is encoded by the exons atggcggcggcggccgcggccgccgccccggcTCTTTACGCCTGCACCAAGTGCAACCAGCGCTACCCCTTCGAGGAGCTCtcccagggccagcagctgtgcaag GAGTGTCGGATCGCCCACCCCATCGTGAAATGCACTTACTGCCGGTCGGAGTTCCAGCAGGAGAG CAAAACTAATACGATATGCAAGAAATGCGCCCAAAACGTGAAGCAGTTTGGAACG CCCAAGCCTTGTCAGTATTGTAACATTATTGCAGCATTTATTGGCACAAAGTGTCAGCGTTGCACCAACTCTGAGAAGAAGTACGGCCCACCACAGACGTGCGAACAGTGTAAACAGCAGTGTGCTTTTGATCgaaaagaggagggaaggaggaag GTTGATGGAAAGTTGTTGTGTTGGCTCTGCACATTGTCCTACAAGAGAGTGctacagaagacaaaagaacaGAGGAAGAGCCTAGGATCTTCACATTCTAACTCCTCATCCTCATCTCTTACTGAGAAAGACCAGCATCATTCAAAACACCATCACCACCATCATCATCGTCACAGCAGCAGTCATCATaa ctCTATAAATCAGTCAGCAGACAGTGGAGGAACTGACAACTTTGTCCTTATAAGTCAACTGAAAGAAGAAGTAATGTCACTTAAACGTCTTCTGCAGCAAAGAGATCAGactattttagaaaaagataaaaag TTGACAGAACTGAAGGCAGACTTCCAGTACCAGGAGTCTAACTTGAGGACAAAGATGAACAGTATGGAGAAAGCTCACAAGGAAACTGTGGAACAGTTGCAG GCCAAAAACAGAGAACTGCTCAAACAGGTTGCAGCATTGTCAAAGGGTAAAAAGTTTGATAAAAGTGGGAGTATACTAACATCTCCTTGA
- the FAM76B gene encoding protein FAM76B isoform X7: MAAAAAAAAPALYACTKCNQRYPFEELSQGQQLCKECRIAHPIVKCTYCRSEFQQESKTNTICKKCAQNVKQFGTPKPCQYCNIIAAFIGTKCQRCTNSEKKYGPPQTCEQCKQQCAFDRKEEGRRKVDGKLLCWLCTLSYKRVLQKTKEQRKSLGSSHSNSSSSSLTEKDQHHSKHHHHHHHRHSSSHHNSSINQSADSGGTDNFVLISQLKEEVMSLKRLLQQRDQTILEKDKKLTELKADFQYQESNLRTKMNSMEKAHKETVEQLQAKNRELLKQVAALSKGKKFDKSGSILTSP; the protein is encoded by the exons atggcggcggcggccgcggccgccgccccggcTCTTTACGCCTGCACCAAGTGCAACCAGCGCTACCCCTTCGAGGAGCTCtcccagggccagcagctgtgcaag GAGTGTCGGATCGCCCACCCCATCGTGAAATGCACTTACTGCCGGTCGGAGTTCCAGCAGGAGAG CAAAACTAATACGATATGCAAGAAATGCGCCCAAAACGTGAAGCAGTTTGGAACG CCCAAGCCTTGTCAGTATTGTAACATTATTGCAGCATTTATTGGCACAAAGTGTCAGCGTTGCACCAACTCTGAGAAGAAGTACGGCCCACCACAGACGTGCGAACAGTGTAAACAGCAGTGTGCTTTTGATCgaaaagaggagggaaggaggaag GTTGATGGAAAGTTGTTGTGTTGGCTCTGCACATTGTCCTACAAGAGAGTGctacagaagacaaaagaacaGAGGAAGAGCCTAGGATCTTCACATTCTAACTCCTCATCCTCATCTCTTACTGAGAAAGACCAGCATCATTCAAAACACCATCACCACCATCATCATCGTCACAGCAGCAGTCATCATaa tagctCTATAAATCAGTCAGCAGACAGTGGAGGAACTGACAACTTTGTCCTTATAAGTCAACTGAAAGAAGAAGTAATGTCACTTAAACGTCTTCTGCAGCAAAGAGATCAGactattttagaaaaagataaaaag TTGACAGAACTGAAGGCAGACTTCCAGTACCAGGAGTCTAACTTGAGGACAAAGATGAACAGTATGGAGAAAGCTCACAAGGAAACTGTGGAACAGTTGCAG GCCAAAAACAGAGAACTGCTCAAACAGGTTGCAGCATTGTCAAAGGGTAAAAAGTTTGATAAAAGTGGGAGTATACTAACATCTCCTTGA
- the FAM76B gene encoding protein FAM76B isoform X1, protein MAAAAAAAAPALYACTKCNQRYPFEELSQGQQLCKECRIAHPIVKCTYCRSEFQQESKTNTICKKCAQNVKQFGTPKPCQYCNIIAAFIGTKCQRCTNSEKKYGPPQTCEQCKQQCAFDRKEEGRRKVDGKLLCWLCTLSYKRVLQKTKEQRKSLGSSHSNSSSSSLTEKDQHHSKHHHHHHHRHSSSHHKISNLSPEQDQGLWKQSHKSSAAIQNETPKKKPKLESKPSNGDSSSINQSADSGGTDNFVLISQLKEEVMSLKRLLQQRDQTILEKDKKLTELKADFQYQESNLRTKMNSMEKAHKETVEQLQAKNRELLKQVAALSKGKKFDKSGSILTSP, encoded by the exons atggcggcggcggccgcggccgccgccccggcTCTTTACGCCTGCACCAAGTGCAACCAGCGCTACCCCTTCGAGGAGCTCtcccagggccagcagctgtgcaag GAGTGTCGGATCGCCCACCCCATCGTGAAATGCACTTACTGCCGGTCGGAGTTCCAGCAGGAGAG CAAAACTAATACGATATGCAAGAAATGCGCCCAAAACGTGAAGCAGTTTGGAACG CCCAAGCCTTGTCAGTATTGTAACATTATTGCAGCATTTATTGGCACAAAGTGTCAGCGTTGCACCAACTCTGAGAAGAAGTACGGCCCACCACAGACGTGCGAACAGTGTAAACAGCAGTGTGCTTTTGATCgaaaagaggagggaaggaggaag GTTGATGGAAAGTTGTTGTGTTGGCTCTGCACATTGTCCTACAAGAGAGTGctacagaagacaaaagaacaGAGGAAGAGCCTAGGATCTTCACATTCTAACTCCTCATCCTCATCTCTTACTGAGAAAGACCAGCATCATTCAAAACACCATCACCACCATCATCATCGTCACAGCAGCAGTCATCATaa AATCAGCAATCTGAGTCCAGAACAAGATCAGGGACTATGGAAACAGAG cCATAAATCCTCTGCAGCTATTCAGAATGAaactccaaagaaaaaacccaaactggaATCCAAGCCATCAAATGGAGATAG tagctCTATAAATCAGTCAGCAGACAGTGGAGGAACTGACAACTTTGTCCTTATAAGTCAACTGAAAGAAGAAGTAATGTCACTTAAACGTCTTCTGCAGCAAAGAGATCAGactattttagaaaaagataaaaag TTGACAGAACTGAAGGCAGACTTCCAGTACCAGGAGTCTAACTTGAGGACAAAGATGAACAGTATGGAGAAAGCTCACAAGGAAACTGTGGAACAGTTGCAG GCCAAAAACAGAGAACTGCTCAAACAGGTTGCAGCATTGTCAAAGGGTAAAAAGTTTGATAAAAGTGGGAGTATACTAACATCTCCTTGA
- the FAM76B gene encoding protein FAM76B isoform X2 yields MAAAAAAAAPALYACTKCNQRYPFEELSQGQQLCKECRIAHPIVKCTYCRSEFQQESKTNTICKKCAQNVKQFGTPKPCQYCNIIAAFIGTKCQRCTNSEKKYGPPQTCEQCKQQCAFDRKEEGRRKVDGKLLCWLCTLSYKRVLQKTKEQRKSLGSSHSNSSSSSLTEKDQHHSKHHHHHHHRHSSSHHKISNLSPEQDQGLWKQSHKSSAAIQNETPKKKPKLESKPSNGDSSINQSADSGGTDNFVLISQLKEEVMSLKRLLQQRDQTILEKDKKLTELKADFQYQESNLRTKMNSMEKAHKETVEQLQAKNRELLKQVAALSKGKKFDKSGSILTSP; encoded by the exons atggcggcggcggccgcggccgccgccccggcTCTTTACGCCTGCACCAAGTGCAACCAGCGCTACCCCTTCGAGGAGCTCtcccagggccagcagctgtgcaag GAGTGTCGGATCGCCCACCCCATCGTGAAATGCACTTACTGCCGGTCGGAGTTCCAGCAGGAGAG CAAAACTAATACGATATGCAAGAAATGCGCCCAAAACGTGAAGCAGTTTGGAACG CCCAAGCCTTGTCAGTATTGTAACATTATTGCAGCATTTATTGGCACAAAGTGTCAGCGTTGCACCAACTCTGAGAAGAAGTACGGCCCACCACAGACGTGCGAACAGTGTAAACAGCAGTGTGCTTTTGATCgaaaagaggagggaaggaggaag GTTGATGGAAAGTTGTTGTGTTGGCTCTGCACATTGTCCTACAAGAGAGTGctacagaagacaaaagaacaGAGGAAGAGCCTAGGATCTTCACATTCTAACTCCTCATCCTCATCTCTTACTGAGAAAGACCAGCATCATTCAAAACACCATCACCACCATCATCATCGTCACAGCAGCAGTCATCATaa AATCAGCAATCTGAGTCCAGAACAAGATCAGGGACTATGGAAACAGAG cCATAAATCCTCTGCAGCTATTCAGAATGAaactccaaagaaaaaacccaaactggaATCCAAGCCATCAAATGGAGATAG ctCTATAAATCAGTCAGCAGACAGTGGAGGAACTGACAACTTTGTCCTTATAAGTCAACTGAAAGAAGAAGTAATGTCACTTAAACGTCTTCTGCAGCAAAGAGATCAGactattttagaaaaagataaaaag TTGACAGAACTGAAGGCAGACTTCCAGTACCAGGAGTCTAACTTGAGGACAAAGATGAACAGTATGGAGAAAGCTCACAAGGAAACTGTGGAACAGTTGCAG GCCAAAAACAGAGAACTGCTCAAACAGGTTGCAGCATTGTCAAAGGGTAAAAAGTTTGATAAAAGTGGGAGTATACTAACATCTCCTTGA
- the FAM76B gene encoding protein FAM76B isoform X5 — MAAAAAAAAPALYACTKCNQRYPFEELSQGQQLCKECRIAHPIVKCTYCRSEFQQESKTNTICKKCAQNVKQFGTPKPCQYCNIIAAFIGTKCQRCTNSEKKYGPPQTCEQCKQQCAFDRKEEGRRKVDGKLLCWLCTLSYKRVLQKTKEQRKSLGSSHSNSSSSSLTEKDQHHSKHHHHHHHRHSSSHHKISNLSPEQDQGLWKQSSSINQSADSGGTDNFVLISQLKEEVMSLKRLLQQRDQTILEKDKKLTELKADFQYQESNLRTKMNSMEKAHKETVEQLQAKNRELLKQVAALSKGKKFDKSGSILTSP, encoded by the exons atggcggcggcggccgcggccgccgccccggcTCTTTACGCCTGCACCAAGTGCAACCAGCGCTACCCCTTCGAGGAGCTCtcccagggccagcagctgtgcaag GAGTGTCGGATCGCCCACCCCATCGTGAAATGCACTTACTGCCGGTCGGAGTTCCAGCAGGAGAG CAAAACTAATACGATATGCAAGAAATGCGCCCAAAACGTGAAGCAGTTTGGAACG CCCAAGCCTTGTCAGTATTGTAACATTATTGCAGCATTTATTGGCACAAAGTGTCAGCGTTGCACCAACTCTGAGAAGAAGTACGGCCCACCACAGACGTGCGAACAGTGTAAACAGCAGTGTGCTTTTGATCgaaaagaggagggaaggaggaag GTTGATGGAAAGTTGTTGTGTTGGCTCTGCACATTGTCCTACAAGAGAGTGctacagaagacaaaagaacaGAGGAAGAGCCTAGGATCTTCACATTCTAACTCCTCATCCTCATCTCTTACTGAGAAAGACCAGCATCATTCAAAACACCATCACCACCATCATCATCGTCACAGCAGCAGTCATCATaa AATCAGCAATCTGAGTCCAGAACAAGATCAGGGACTATGGAAACAGAG tagctCTATAAATCAGTCAGCAGACAGTGGAGGAACTGACAACTTTGTCCTTATAAGTCAACTGAAAGAAGAAGTAATGTCACTTAAACGTCTTCTGCAGCAAAGAGATCAGactattttagaaaaagataaaaag TTGACAGAACTGAAGGCAGACTTCCAGTACCAGGAGTCTAACTTGAGGACAAAGATGAACAGTATGGAGAAAGCTCACAAGGAAACTGTGGAACAGTTGCAG GCCAAAAACAGAGAACTGCTCAAACAGGTTGCAGCATTGTCAAAGGGTAAAAAGTTTGATAAAAGTGGGAGTATACTAACATCTCCTTGA
- the FAM76B gene encoding protein FAM76B isoform X6, translating into MAAAAAAAAPALYACTKCNQRYPFEELSQGQQLCKECRIAHPIVKCTYCRSEFQQESKTNTICKKCAQNVKQFGTPKPCQYCNIIAAFIGTKCQRCTNSEKKYGPPQTCEQCKQQCAFDRKEEGRRKVDGKLLCWLCTLSYKRVLQKTKEQRKSLGSSHSNSSSSSLTEKDQHHSKHHHHHHHRHSSSHHKISNLSPEQDQGLWKQSSINQSADSGGTDNFVLISQLKEEVMSLKRLLQQRDQTILEKDKKLTELKADFQYQESNLRTKMNSMEKAHKETVEQLQAKNRELLKQVAALSKGKKFDKSGSILTSP; encoded by the exons atggcggcggcggccgcggccgccgccccggcTCTTTACGCCTGCACCAAGTGCAACCAGCGCTACCCCTTCGAGGAGCTCtcccagggccagcagctgtgcaag GAGTGTCGGATCGCCCACCCCATCGTGAAATGCACTTACTGCCGGTCGGAGTTCCAGCAGGAGAG CAAAACTAATACGATATGCAAGAAATGCGCCCAAAACGTGAAGCAGTTTGGAACG CCCAAGCCTTGTCAGTATTGTAACATTATTGCAGCATTTATTGGCACAAAGTGTCAGCGTTGCACCAACTCTGAGAAGAAGTACGGCCCACCACAGACGTGCGAACAGTGTAAACAGCAGTGTGCTTTTGATCgaaaagaggagggaaggaggaag GTTGATGGAAAGTTGTTGTGTTGGCTCTGCACATTGTCCTACAAGAGAGTGctacagaagacaaaagaacaGAGGAAGAGCCTAGGATCTTCACATTCTAACTCCTCATCCTCATCTCTTACTGAGAAAGACCAGCATCATTCAAAACACCATCACCACCATCATCATCGTCACAGCAGCAGTCATCATaa AATCAGCAATCTGAGTCCAGAACAAGATCAGGGACTATGGAAACAGAG ctCTATAAATCAGTCAGCAGACAGTGGAGGAACTGACAACTTTGTCCTTATAAGTCAACTGAAAGAAGAAGTAATGTCACTTAAACGTCTTCTGCAGCAAAGAGATCAGactattttagaaaaagataaaaag TTGACAGAACTGAAGGCAGACTTCCAGTACCAGGAGTCTAACTTGAGGACAAAGATGAACAGTATGGAGAAAGCTCACAAGGAAACTGTGGAACAGTTGCAG GCCAAAAACAGAGAACTGCTCAAACAGGTTGCAGCATTGTCAAAGGGTAAAAAGTTTGATAAAAGTGGGAGTATACTAACATCTCCTTGA
- the FAM76B gene encoding protein FAM76B isoform X3, with the protein MAAAAAAAAPALYACTKCNQRYPFEELSQGQQLCKECRIAHPIVKCTYCRSEFQQESKTNTICKKCAQNVKQFGTPKPCQYCNIIAAFIGTKCQRCTNSEKKYGPPQTCEQCKQQCAFDRKEEGRRKVDGKLLCWLCTLSYKRVLQKTKEQRKSLGSSHSNSSSSSLTEKDQHHSKHHHHHHHRHSSSHHNHKSSAAIQNETPKKKPKLESKPSNGDSSSINQSADSGGTDNFVLISQLKEEVMSLKRLLQQRDQTILEKDKKLTELKADFQYQESNLRTKMNSMEKAHKETVEQLQAKNRELLKQVAALSKGKKFDKSGSILTSP; encoded by the exons atggcggcggcggccgcggccgccgccccggcTCTTTACGCCTGCACCAAGTGCAACCAGCGCTACCCCTTCGAGGAGCTCtcccagggccagcagctgtgcaag GAGTGTCGGATCGCCCACCCCATCGTGAAATGCACTTACTGCCGGTCGGAGTTCCAGCAGGAGAG CAAAACTAATACGATATGCAAGAAATGCGCCCAAAACGTGAAGCAGTTTGGAACG CCCAAGCCTTGTCAGTATTGTAACATTATTGCAGCATTTATTGGCACAAAGTGTCAGCGTTGCACCAACTCTGAGAAGAAGTACGGCCCACCACAGACGTGCGAACAGTGTAAACAGCAGTGTGCTTTTGATCgaaaagaggagggaaggaggaag GTTGATGGAAAGTTGTTGTGTTGGCTCTGCACATTGTCCTACAAGAGAGTGctacagaagacaaaagaacaGAGGAAGAGCCTAGGATCTTCACATTCTAACTCCTCATCCTCATCTCTTACTGAGAAAGACCAGCATCATTCAAAACACCATCACCACCATCATCATCGTCACAGCAGCAGTCATCATaa cCATAAATCCTCTGCAGCTATTCAGAATGAaactccaaagaaaaaacccaaactggaATCCAAGCCATCAAATGGAGATAG tagctCTATAAATCAGTCAGCAGACAGTGGAGGAACTGACAACTTTGTCCTTATAAGTCAACTGAAAGAAGAAGTAATGTCACTTAAACGTCTTCTGCAGCAAAGAGATCAGactattttagaaaaagataaaaag TTGACAGAACTGAAGGCAGACTTCCAGTACCAGGAGTCTAACTTGAGGACAAAGATGAACAGTATGGAGAAAGCTCACAAGGAAACTGTGGAACAGTTGCAG GCCAAAAACAGAGAACTGCTCAAACAGGTTGCAGCATTGTCAAAGGGTAAAAAGTTTGATAAAAGTGGGAGTATACTAACATCTCCTTGA
- the FAM76B gene encoding protein FAM76B isoform X4 produces the protein MAAAAAAAAPALYACTKCNQRYPFEELSQGQQLCKECRIAHPIVKCTYCRSEFQQESKTNTICKKCAQNVKQFGTPKPCQYCNIIAAFIGTKCQRCTNSEKKYGPPQTCEQCKQQCAFDRKEEGRRKVDGKLLCWLCTLSYKRVLQKTKEQRKSLGSSHSNSSSSSLTEKDQHHSKHHHHHHHRHSSSHHNHKSSAAIQNETPKKKPKLESKPSNGDSSINQSADSGGTDNFVLISQLKEEVMSLKRLLQQRDQTILEKDKKLTELKADFQYQESNLRTKMNSMEKAHKETVEQLQAKNRELLKQVAALSKGKKFDKSGSILTSP, from the exons atggcggcggcggccgcggccgccgccccggcTCTTTACGCCTGCACCAAGTGCAACCAGCGCTACCCCTTCGAGGAGCTCtcccagggccagcagctgtgcaag GAGTGTCGGATCGCCCACCCCATCGTGAAATGCACTTACTGCCGGTCGGAGTTCCAGCAGGAGAG CAAAACTAATACGATATGCAAGAAATGCGCCCAAAACGTGAAGCAGTTTGGAACG CCCAAGCCTTGTCAGTATTGTAACATTATTGCAGCATTTATTGGCACAAAGTGTCAGCGTTGCACCAACTCTGAGAAGAAGTACGGCCCACCACAGACGTGCGAACAGTGTAAACAGCAGTGTGCTTTTGATCgaaaagaggagggaaggaggaag GTTGATGGAAAGTTGTTGTGTTGGCTCTGCACATTGTCCTACAAGAGAGTGctacagaagacaaaagaacaGAGGAAGAGCCTAGGATCTTCACATTCTAACTCCTCATCCTCATCTCTTACTGAGAAAGACCAGCATCATTCAAAACACCATCACCACCATCATCATCGTCACAGCAGCAGTCATCATaa cCATAAATCCTCTGCAGCTATTCAGAATGAaactccaaagaaaaaacccaaactggaATCCAAGCCATCAAATGGAGATAG ctCTATAAATCAGTCAGCAGACAGTGGAGGAACTGACAACTTTGTCCTTATAAGTCAACTGAAAGAAGAAGTAATGTCACTTAAACGTCTTCTGCAGCAAAGAGATCAGactattttagaaaaagataaaaag TTGACAGAACTGAAGGCAGACTTCCAGTACCAGGAGTCTAACTTGAGGACAAAGATGAACAGTATGGAGAAAGCTCACAAGGAAACTGTGGAACAGTTGCAG GCCAAAAACAGAGAACTGCTCAAACAGGTTGCAGCATTGTCAAAGGGTAAAAAGTTTGATAAAAGTGGGAGTATACTAACATCTCCTTGA